One window of the Anaerobranca gottschalkii DSM 13577 genome contains the following:
- a CDS encoding DUF2089 domain-containing protein — translation MKRQMLGRCPICTANLDITRLHCPSCNTAIEGKFDPCKFCRLPLDQQEFIEVFIKCRGNIKEVEKELGISYPTVRGRLEAVIESLGYRPEPIPKTDPEVARKRKEVLDALNKGEITAEEAVALLKKV, via the coding sequence GTGAAAAGACAAATGTTAGGTCGTTGCCCTATTTGTACCGCCAATCTTGACATCACCCGTTTACACTGTCCTAGTTGTAATACTGCTATTGAAGGAAAATTTGACCCCTGTAAGTTTTGTAGACTGCCATTAGATCAGCAGGAATTTATAGAAGTGTTTATTAAATGCCGTGGCAATATCAAAGAAGTGGAAAAGGAATTAGGAATTTCATATCCTACCGTTAGGGGTAGGTTAGAAGCTGTTATTGAAAGTTTAGGTTACAGACCAGAACCAATTCCTAAGACTGATCCTGAAGTGGCTAGAAAAAGGAAAGAAGTTTTAGATGCTTTAAACAAAGGGGAAATAACGGCAGAAGAAGCAGTAGCTTTATTGAAAAAAGTGTAG